The genome window CATCGCCATATTGCACTTGCTGGCGAAATCGCCTTTCGGATCGTAGACATAAGCAATACCGCCCGACATACCTGCAGCAAAGTTACGACCGGTTTCACCCAGCACAACCACGGTACCGCCTGTCATGTATTCACAGCCGTGATCACCGGTGCCTTCCACCACTGCAATCGCACCCGAGTTACGTACGGCGAAACGTTCGCCGGCCACGCCGTTGAAGAAGGCTTCACCAGCGACCGCACCGTACAACAAGGTGTTACCGCTGATGATGTTCTCTACTGCACGACCGCGGAATTCGGTGTTTGGACGCACGATGATGCGACCACCCGACAAGCCCTTACCGACGTAATCGTTACCTTCACCAACCAGGTCCAGCGTAATACCGTGTGCCAGGAAGGCGCCGGCCGATTGGCCTGCGGTACCTTGCAACTGGATGTGGATGGTGTCGTCAGGCAAGCCTTCGTGACCGTATTTCTTCGCAACCTGGCCGGACAACATCGCACCAACGGTACGGTTGACGTTCTTGATCGTCGAAATGAAGGAAACCTTTTCGCCGTTTTCGATAGCCGCTTTCGCTTGTGCGATCAGCTTGTTATCCAATGCTTTTTCAAGCGCATGGTCCTGGCCTTCCACGTGATAGCGTGCAACGCCTTCCGCCACTGGCGGTTGATAGAACATGCGGCTGAAGTCCAGGCCCTTGGCTTTCCAGTGCGAGATCGCTTTCGATTTGTCGAGCAGGTCAGCACGGCCGATCAGTTCGTCGAATGTACGGATACCCAGTTGCGCCATGATTTGACGTGCTTCTTCTGCGATGAAGAAGAAGTAGTTAACCACGTGCTCAGGCTTGCCGGAGAACTTCGCGCGCAAGACCGGATCTTGTGTCGCAACGCCGACCGGGCAGGTGTTCAGATGGCATTTACGCATCATGATGCAACCTTCAACGACCAGCGGTGCAGTCGAGAAGCCCATTTCATCCGCACCCAGCAGGGCAGCGATGACAACGTCGCGACCGGTTTTCATCTGACCGTCAGCCTGTACGCGGATACGGGTACGCAAGCCGTTCAGGATCAGGGTTTGCTGTGTTTCAGCCAAGCCCAGTTCCCATGGCGAACCGGCGAATTTCACCGACGACAATGGCGATGCACCAGTACCGCCGTCATGGCCGGCGATCACAACGTGATCGGCTTTCGCTTTGGCGACACCGGTTGCAACTGTACCGACACCAACTTCCGCTACCAGCTTGACCGAGATCGATGCGCTTGGATTGACGTTTTTCAGATCGTGGATCAGTTGCGCCAAATCTTCGATCGAATAAATATCGTGATGCGGTGGCGGCGAGATCAGACCAACGCCAGGTACCGAGAAACGCAGGCGTGCGATGTACTCGGACACTTTATGCCCTGGCAATTGACCGCCTTCACCCGGCTTCGCACCTTGCGCCATCTTGATCTGGATTTGTTCAGCCGAAGTCAGGTATTCGGTGGTGACACCGAAACGACCCGAAGCAACTTGCTTGATTTTCGAGCGCAGCGAATCGCCAGGCATCAAAGGCATGTCGACTTCAACCACGTCCTTGCCAATCACCGATGCCAGCGTCGAACCATCCTTGATAGGAATACCGCGCAGCTCCGAGCGATAACGCTTGGTATCTTCACCGCCTTCACCGGTATTCGATTTACCGCCGATGCGGTTCATCGCAATCGCGAGGGTTGCGTGCGCTTCGGTCGAGATCGAACCCAGCGACATCGCGCCGGTGGCGAAACGCTTGACGATTTCTTTCGCCGGCTCAACTTCATCCAGCGGAATCGCGCTGGCAGGATCGAATTTGAATTCGAACAAACCACGCAGGGTCATATGACGCTTCGATTGATCATTGATGATCTGTGCGTATTCTTTATATGTGCTGAAGTTGTTGGCACGGGTCGAATGCTGCAGTTTTGCAATCGCATCCGGTGTCCACATATGTTCTTCACCACGTACGCGATATGCGTATTCACCACCGGCGTCGAGCGAGTGTGCCAATACCGGATCAGCGCTGAATGCCGATTTGTGCAGGCGCAGCGCTTCTTCCGCCACTTCGAATACACCGATGCCTTCGACGTTCGACGAGGTACCTTTGAAGTACTTTTGGATCAACGATTTGTTGAGGCCGATCGCTTCAAAAATTTGCGCGCCGCAGTAGGACATATAGGTAGAGATACCCATTTTCGACATGACTTTCATCAAGCCCTTGCCGACTGCCTTCTGGAAGTTGGCGATCGCTTTTTCCGGCGACAAGTCACCTGGCAAGCCCTTCGACATTTCGCTGACGGTATCCATCGCGAGGTATGGATGGATCGCTTCTGCACCGTAACCGGCGAGCAGCGCGAAGTGATGCGTCTCACGTGCCGAGCCGGTTTCCACCACCAGGCCGGTCGAGGTACGCATACCTTTGCTGACCAGGTGCAAGTGGATAGCCGAAGTCGCCAGCAGGGCCGGGATCGCGACGTGGTTTTCATCGATCTTGCGATCGGAGATGATCAGGATGTTGTGGCCGGATTGAACTGCATCCACTGCCTGCGCGCACAGCGAAGCCAGGCGTGCCTCAATACCTTCCTTGCCCCAAGCGGTCGGGTAGCAAATGTTCAACTCATGCGATTTGAACTTGCCACCGGTGTGTGCACCGATGTTGCGCAACTTGGCGATATCCGCATAGTCGAGCACCGGCTGCGACACTTCAAGACGCATAGGCGGGTTGATGTTGTTAGTGTCGAGCAGGTTAGGCTTAGGACCGATGAAGGACACCAGCGACATGACCATAGCTTCGCGAATCGGATCGATAGGCGGGTTGGTGACTTGCGCGAACAACTGACGGAAGTAGTTGTACAGCGTTTTGTCCTTGTTCGACATGACTGCCAGCGGCGAATCGTTACCCATGGAGCCAGTCGCTTCTTCAGCGGTGGTTGCCATAGGCGACATCAGGAATTTCAAATCTTCCTGTGTGTAACCAAATGCCTGTTGCAGGTCGAGCAAAGCTGTTTTTGACTTGGCTTCCGCTGCTTCCTTATTCAACTCATTAAGCTTGATACGTACCGACTCAATCCATTGTTTGTATGGTTTGGCGTTGGCGTAGGTATCTTTCAGTTCTTTGTCATCGATGATGCGACCGGCATCCAGGTCGATCAGGAACATCTTGCCTGGTTGCAGACGCCATTTTTGGATGATCTTGGATTCCGGAATCGGCAAGACGCCGGATTCAGAAGCCATCACGACCAGGTCGTCGTCAGTCACGATGTAACGCGCAGGACGCAAGCCGTTACGATCCAGCGTGCCGCCGATATGACGGCCGTCAGTGAAAGCCATGGCGGCCGGGCCGTCCCATGGTTCCATCATCGCAGCGTGGTATTCGTAGAAGGCACGACGATTGTCATCCATCGTTGTGTGGTTTTCCCACGCCTCAGGGATCATCATCATCATCGCTTGTGCGATTGGATAACCAGCCATGACCAGCAGTTCGAGCGCATTGTCGAAGCATGCGGTATCCGACTGACCTTCATAGATCAGCGGGAACAGTTTTTTCAGGTCATCGCCCAGTACAGCCGACTTCATCACGCCTTCGCGTGCACGCATCCAGTTGAAGTTGCCTTTAACTGTGTTGATCTCGCCGTTGTGCGCCAGCAGGCGGTACGGGTGGGCCAGCGGCCATTCAGGGAAGGTGTTGGTCGAGAAGCGTTGGTGCACCAACGCCAGCGCGGATACGCAGCGTGGATCTTGCAGGTCTTTATAGTACTCACCGACCTGGTCTGCCAGCAGCAGGCCTTTATATACAACGGTACGTGCCGACATCGAAGGCACGAAGAATTCCTGGCCGTGCAACAGGTGCAGAGCCTGGATCGCGTGGCCGGAGGCTTTGCGGATCACATACAGTTTGCGTTCCAGCGCGTCGGTCACCATGATGTCCTGGCCGCGGCCGATGAAGATCTGGCGAATTACCGGTTCTTTGTCGCGCACGGTTGGCGACATCGGCATTTCCTTGTCGACCAATACATCGCGCCAGCCCAGCACGACCTGGCCTTCAGCCAGAACCGAGCGTTCGAGTTCTTGTTCGCAAGCGATGCGGGAAGCGTTTTCCTTAGGCAGGAAGACCATGCCGACGCCGTATTCCCCTGCTGGTGGCAGGGTTACGCCTTGCTTGGCCATTTCTTCGCGGTAGTACTGGTCCGGGATCTGAATCAGGATACCGGCACCGTCGCCCATCAGCTTGTCGGCACCGACAGCGCCGCGATGGTCGATATTTTTGAGGATGAGCAAACCTTGCTCAACAATAGAATGGCTCTTCTTGCCTTTGATGTGGGCGACAAAACCTACGCCACAAGCATCATGTTCATTAGCCGGATCGTACAAACCTTGCGCATGCATAGCCTTCTCCACTACTTTTCAATGAGCCTGAAGGATAGTGCAGAGCATTCTCAATTTCAACCTCAATAAATAGGGTCAGTGTCAATTAAATTTCCCCTACTGAGACGTCAAATTTTAAATGGGGACAGAGTGATAAACTTTTGCACCAAAATGGTTCAAAATGCGTATCAAATCAAGTCTTTTCAGTGCGCGGGCCCGCCGGCTGACGAGGTGGCCTACCGCGCTTGACTTGCCGGATCCGACGCTGAGTTTGTTTCTCTAGTGACAACTTATACTGCTCACTACCCAAAGCCCAGCCCTTCAACGTAGCATCGCTGACCGCCGCTATTTCCGCCGCGCTCAAGCCCTGCTCTATGGATGCCTTGTATGCCGCCTCACGTTCAAATGGCGTGTTGCCTAAAGCCCAATACAGCGGATGATCGGTAATGATGGGGTCGGATTTAAGGCCGATATGGTGCTGGTAGCTGGACCAGGGATAGTCGCCGGCCGCCGCCGCCAGCCCGCCACGCACCGGATTGGTTTCTATATAACGGCAACAAGTCATCAGGTAGCGCTCGGCATCCACGACGGTTGCCTTGTAGCGTCCTTGCCACAGTGTGCCGCTGCGCTCGTATTTGCGATTGAAGTAAGGCACGTAATAGCGCCCCAGCCATTGCATCATGCGCGACAAACCGTCCTGGTCGACCGGCGTTGCCAGCAAATGCAGGTGGTCAGGCATGAGGACGTAGGCGTGAATCGCGACCTTGAACTGCTTGGCAGCCTCGCGCAGGCGCGCCAGGAATTCAAGGTAATCAGCGGTTTCGCGGAATACCAGCTGGCGGTCATTGCCGCGCTGGATAATGTGATGCGGCTGGTTGGGGACAACCAGCCGTGGGAGTCGGGCCATGGCTTTGCACCTGAGTTGATTTAACGCATCTTAAATCAACTCTGACCCCAATTACTGCATTTTTACCAAATAAGACTTGCCGGACCGGCATTAGCGCATCGTGCGCGTCCAGGCCGGCTCGTCGTTCTTATTGCGATAGCTGATTGCCTTCACGACCAGTGCACGCAATTCGTCCAGCAACACTACTTCTTGCTGTGAAATCTTGGACGGCGGCAAGGAAGCATCCCAATCGCCATACATGAAACCGACCGGATGGAAGTTCAACATCAACGGCAAGATAACGAAGCTGCGCGCCGTCGACAATTCATCGCGCCACCAGCGCGGCAATTTACTGAGGAAGCCCGGTGCCTGCGCATCTTCGACAAAAATCATCTTGTCATTCGCCAGCGCTGCATGGAATACATCCGGCTGATAAGCATCCTTGAAGGCCAGGCGCGCCAGCATCTCTTCCGTGCATTCACCAAAACACATGCGCGCAACATACTTGCCTTCATCATGATTGCGCAGGAAGGCGACCGCACGACTCAAACCCAGGCCCTGATAAACAGTTTCCAGTGCGACCGTCATGACCTGCCCGGTGCTGGCAGTTGCCACTTCGTCGTGCATATCGCCGACGCCGCGCTTGAGGATATTGATGGAATCTGCCGGCTTTCCGAGTGGCAAAGACATTTGCGCTTCCGGCTCATCGGCCTGCTTGCCTTGTTGCGCCAGGGTTTCATCTTCCGACGCCTTTTGTGCAGCGTCTACAGCGGACAATACGACTGCCGAATCCAGGCCCAGCATTTCTGCATAATTTTCTGCGATCTCTGCCAGGTCGCCTTCGGCAGAAGCAGTGTCGTCTTCACACAAAACACCGGCGCAGCGTGTCGACATGGTCGAAACTGCAGCCAGCCACTCCGAATGTTCCAGCGGTTCGTGGCTGGCATCCGCGTCTATACGTGGTGGCATTTCCTTGAGGCTGGCGACCAGGCCGCTAGGCAAACCCCAGCGCTTGCCGATCAGGCGGCCGATTTCATCCAGCTCCAGGCCGAGTACATCGTGTGCTGCTTCGTTTTCCGAAATATTGTTACTGGTGGCACGTTCCTGCACCTCGGCCCATTGCTCGGGCAGATAAAAGGACACCATCAGGCGACCCAGCGAATGCAGGATGGAACAGACAACCACTTCTTCGGTATCGCGGCGGGTAGTCGACGATGCAACCTGGCGCGCGATCTGGCCGGCCATCACGGCACGCTCCATTTCACTACGCGTATCCGAGCTGCCAAGCGAAGCAGCTGATAAACCATCGATGAGCTTCAAACCCAGGGCCAGATGGCCGATGGTTTCGGTGCCAAGCACGATGACCGCTTTCGATACGGTATTGATGCTTTGCCCGAACGCCGAATACATCGCGCTATTGGCCAGGCGCAGTACACGCTGCGTCAGCGTCGGATCGGACAATACCGTCCGGGTCATATTGAATTCTCTATCGTCTTCGCCTTGCATGGCGCCGACGATGGCGGTAACCACTTTTGAAAATCCGGGCAAATCACCGCGCTGGCGTACGCGTGTCCACAGTAAATCCAGTGTTTTTTCAGGATTGATCGCTGGGCTAATTTGGTTCGTCATGAATCGAGGTCTTTTGACTTGGCGGGTTAATTTTGCAGAGCCAAGGCATCTGCTTTCAGTATATCGATCAGTGCATCCGGCAATAATGGGAAGCCGGTATGAAAGCCCTGGATCAGTGAACAACCCTGTGCAGATAAGAATTCCATTTGTCGCTCGTTCTCCACACCTTCCGCCACCGTCAGCAAACTGAGGTGATTGGCAAGGCTGAGAACCACGTTACAGATCGCCGCATCCTTGATGGAATCCGGCAAATCCTTGATGAAAGTACGATCAATTTTGAGCGCGGCAATCGGGAAGCGCTTGAGGTAAACCAGCGACGAATAACCGGTGCCGAAATCATCAATCGCGATGCGCACACCACGTGAAGTAATTTTGGCCAGCAATGCTTCCGCATGCTCGGGATCCGACATCAGGATGCCTTCAGTAATTTCCAACAGTAACTGGTCACCGTCCAGGCCCGACAATTTCAGTGCGTCATCCATCATGCTGAGGAATTGATCGCTGCGGAACTGGCGCGGGCTGACATTCACCGACACATACAACTGACGACCGGCTGCTTCTTCAAAACGCTTCAATTGCACACAGGCTGATTTCAAGGCCCATGCGCCGAGCAAATTGATGAGGCCGTTATTCTCGGCCATCGGGATAAATTGATTGGGCGGCACCAGGCCGATATCCGGCCGCATCCAGCGCATCAGCGCTTCAAAGCCCATGATCTGGCGCGTATGTGCATCGACGATGGGCTGGTAGTGCAACAGGAATTCGCCATTGCGCACCGCCTCGAACATCGCGGCTTCCATCGTTACATCATGTTCGACCTGATTGAAGCTCAGGTGGTTATAGATAATGCAGCGTGCCTTGCCGGTTTCCTTCGCGCGATACATCGCACTATCGGCATGCGCCAGCAGTTTGACGTCAGTCTCGCCATGCGCCGGATAAATCGCGACGCCGATCGAGGTGCTCACATACAGCGCATTGCCGTCGATTTCAAACGGCAACTGGATGGCGGCAATCATCCTGCGCGCCACATTATGTATTTCCACTTCATCGACTGCGCCGTGCAGCACTGCGACAAACTCATCGCCACCGACACGCGCCAGGGTATCGACATCGCGCAAGGTTTCGCGCAAACGCGCGGCTGCCACACGCAACAAGGCATCGCCAACCGGATGGCCGAGCGCGTCGTTTACTTTCTTGAAGCCGTCGAGATCCAGCGCCACCACCGCAAAGCCGCGGTCGGTACGACGCGATTGCGCAATCGCCATGCGCAGGCGATCCGCCAGCAAGGAACGATTCGGCAAACCTGTTAATTCATCATGTGTCGCCATATGACGCAGGCGCTCTTCCGTCGCCTGCTGTCCCGATATATCGTGGCCGACTACCAGCACCGCTGCTTCGTCAGCATCGTCATACGCGATCATTTGCAGTTCATACCAGCGCAATACTGCGCGCGTGGCCATTTGTACGCTTACACGTGTCACTTCACGGGAGGCAACGGCCTGTCTTAAAGCGGCCTCGATCGCATGCCGATCCGACAAGCGCACCAGTTCGAACAACTTCATCCCGGCTAATGAGGAGCCGTGACCGATCAAGGCATCGGTACGCTTGCTGACGTGGAGAATCTCTCCGCGCGTATTGAGTCGCAGCACAAGCTCCCCGGCAATTTCCATCAAGCTGGAAAGCTGGTTTTCGGATGAATCGTTACGCTTTAGGGACATGCTTATACGGCTAGAGTATTAATGGGTCGAGGTTAGATCGCTTTAGCAATCAACCTCAGTTATTTTTGTGACAATTTATTGCTGTTCCATACATATCAAATGATAAATTTTCCGTATGGAAATGTAAAAACATCAAAACGTAACTCTCAAATCTTAATGCAGCGAAAACGAAAAGAATAGAAAAGATTGCAGCAAAAAAACAAAAATGTGCATTTAGTGATTTTTCGTAAACACCAAGCGTTTCGGGGCCCGGCAGATGGGCAGGCAAAAATTCAGGTTCACGTAAGAAACGAGATTTTTTGGCACTTTTCGATTGCTTTACCCACAGATAAATCGGACAGCAAAAACGCCACTGCCATGCCTGTCATTACCTTATCGACAACACTTCTGCCCCGTTCCAAACTTAAAACATCGTGCATGCACATATTTACAAGGCAAAAGCGCTTTCAATCTTCATTCAAAGCCTGAAAACGCTCGGCCAGGTAATCAATCAGGGCCCGCACGGAAGGCAGCACGCCACGACGCGACGGGAACACAACGTGCACAATTTCGCGCCGAGGTGCCCAATCCGGCAGCAAACTGAGCAGCGTGCCAGCGGCTAGTTGCTCCCGGAGCATCATGCGCGGCAACTGCACGATGCCAACACCTGCTAACGCAGCATCCCGCAAAGCCATCATGTCGCCGGTCACAAAACGCGGATGGTGATGCAAAGAGACATGTGCACCATCCGGTCCAAACAAATTCCAGACATGCGTTTGCTGCGGCGTGCCGAGCGCCAGGCTTGGCCATTCAGCGATATCGGCCGGTGTTTGGGGCAAGGCATGCTTATTAAATAACGCGGGACTGGCCACCAAACATTGCCCGCGATCGGACAACACACGCATGACCAGGTCGCTATCCTGAATTGGCGGCGGCCGGACCCGGATCGCGATATCCATTGCTTCAGCCACCACATCGACGCGTCGATTGGTCGCTTCCAGATGTACTGTCACATGCGGGTGCAAAGCCATGAAATCCGCCAGCATGCTGCTGACATGCGCATGCAGCAAGGTAATCGGACAAGACAGGCGCACCACGCCGCGTGGTTCCGCCCGCGTCACATCGATCACATCCTGCGCGGCTTCGGCTTCCACCAGCATCGCCTTGCAATGCTCGTAATAGGTTTGCCCGATCTCAGTCACAGAGAATTGCCTGGTCGTGCGCTGGATCAGGCGCACGCCCAGCCGCTCCTCCAATAAAGCAATGCGGCGGCTCAGCTTGGATTTGGGAATTCCAAGAGCACGCCCGGCAGGTGCAAAACCACCGTGGTCCACCACCTGGACAAAGAAGTAAAGATCATTCAAATCCTGCATTAAGGCTCCACTGTTCACAAAATAGGACACTGATGGCCGATTTTACTGCCTACTCAAGCCATCGTCCCTGCACTATCCTTAATCCTGTCAAATAATCTCGCATCCCGAAAGGAAGCAATCATGAAAAATATCATTGGCGTCTATAGCGCTCCCCGTCCGCAC of Janthinobacterium sp. Marseille contains these proteins:
- a CDS encoding transposase, with the translated sequence MARLPRLVVPNQPHHIIQRGNDRQLVFRETADYLEFLARLREAAKQFKVAIHAYVLMPDHLHLLATPVDQDGLSRMMQWLGRYYVPYFNRKYERSGTLWQGRYKATVVDAERYLMTCCRYIETNPVRGGLAAAAGDYPWSSYQHHIGLKSDPIITDHPLYWALGNTPFEREAAYKASIEQGLSAAEIAAVSDATLKGWALGSEQYKLSLEKQTQRRIRQVKRGRPPRQPAGPRTEKT
- a CDS encoding LysR family transcriptional regulator; translated protein: MQDLNDLYFFVQVVDHGGFAPAGRALGIPKSKLSRRIALLEERLGVRLIQRTTRQFSVTEIGQTYYEHCKAMLVEAEAAQDVIDVTRAEPRGVVRLSCPITLLHAHVSSMLADFMALHPHVTVHLEATNRRVDVVAEAMDIAIRVRPPPIQDSDLVMRVLSDRGQCLVASPALFNKHALPQTPADIAEWPSLALGTPQQTHVWNLFGPDGAHVSLHHHPRFVTGDMMALRDAALAGVGIVQLPRMMLREQLAAGTLLSLLPDWAPRREIVHVVFPSRRGVLPSVRALIDYLAERFQALNED
- a CDS encoding glutamate synthase-related protein is translated as MHAQGLYDPANEHDACGVGFVAHIKGKKSHSIVEQGLLILKNIDHRGAVGADKLMGDGAGILIQIPDQYYREEMAKQGVTLPPAGEYGVGMVFLPKENASRIACEQELERSVLAEGQVVLGWRDVLVDKEMPMSPTVRDKEPVIRQIFIGRGQDIMVTDALERKLYVIRKASGHAIQALHLLHGQEFFVPSMSARTVVYKGLLLADQVGEYYKDLQDPRCVSALALVHQRFSTNTFPEWPLAHPYRLLAHNGEINTVKGNFNWMRAREGVMKSAVLGDDLKKLFPLIYEGQSDTACFDNALELLVMAGYPIAQAMMMMIPEAWENHTTMDDNRRAFYEYHAAMMEPWDGPAAMAFTDGRHIGGTLDRNGLRPARYIVTDDDLVVMASESGVLPIPESKIIQKWRLQPGKMFLIDLDAGRIIDDKELKDTYANAKPYKQWIESVRIKLNELNKEAAEAKSKTALLDLQQAFGYTQEDLKFLMSPMATTAEEATGSMGNDSPLAVMSNKDKTLYNYFRQLFAQVTNPPIDPIREAMVMSLVSFIGPKPNLLDTNNINPPMRLEVSQPVLDYADIAKLRNIGAHTGGKFKSHELNICYPTAWGKEGIEARLASLCAQAVDAVQSGHNILIISDRKIDENHVAIPALLATSAIHLHLVSKGMRTSTGLVVETGSARETHHFALLAGYGAEAIHPYLAMDTVSEMSKGLPGDLSPEKAIANFQKAVGKGLMKVMSKMGISTYMSYCGAQIFEAIGLNKSLIQKYFKGTSSNVEGIGVFEVAEEALRLHKSAFSADPVLAHSLDAGGEYAYRVRGEEHMWTPDAIAKLQHSTRANNFSTYKEYAQIINDQSKRHMTLRGLFEFKFDPASAIPLDEVEPAKEIVKRFATGAMSLGSISTEAHATLAIAMNRIGGKSNTGEGGEDTKRYRSELRGIPIKDGSTLASVIGKDVVEVDMPLMPGDSLRSKIKQVASGRFGVTTEYLTSAEQIQIKMAQGAKPGEGGQLPGHKVSEYIARLRFSVPGVGLISPPPHHDIYSIEDLAQLIHDLKNVNPSASISVKLVAEVGVGTVATGVAKAKADHVVIAGHDGGTGASPLSSVKFAGSPWELGLAETQQTLILNGLRTRIRVQADGQMKTGRDVVIAALLGADEMGFSTAPLVVEGCIMMRKCHLNTCPVGVATQDPVLRAKFSGKPEHVVNYFFFIAEEARQIMAQLGIRTFDELIGRADLLDKSKAISHWKAKGLDFSRMFYQPPVAEGVARYHVEGQDHALEKALDNKLIAQAKAAIENGEKVSFISTIKNVNRTVGAMLSGQVAKKYGHEGLPDDTIHIQLQGTAGQSAGAFLAHGITLDLVGEGNDYVGKGLSGGRIIVRPNTEFRGRAVENIISGNTLLYGAVAGEAFFNGVAGERFAVRNSGAIAVVEGTGDHGCEYMTGGTVVVLGETGRNFAAGMSGGIAYVYDPKGDFASKCNMAMVALHPVESAAEQEDKAEHASWHSHVRGADAQTDEAILKGLIERHFKYTGSTRARALLDEWSSARSKFVKVFPSEYKRALAEMHAAKAEQSVSTKVAV
- a CDS encoding HDOD domain-containing protein, translated to MTNQISPAINPEKTLDLLWTRVRQRGDLPGFSKVVTAIVGAMQGEDDREFNMTRTVLSDPTLTQRVLRLANSAMYSAFGQSINTVSKAVIVLGTETIGHLALGLKLIDGLSAASLGSSDTRSEMERAVMAGQIARQVASSTTRRDTEEVVVCSILHSLGRLMVSFYLPEQWAEVQERATSNNISENEAAHDVLGLELDEIGRLIGKRWGLPSGLVASLKEMPPRIDADASHEPLEHSEWLAAVSTMSTRCAGVLCEDDTASAEGDLAEIAENYAEMLGLDSAVVLSAVDAAQKASEDETLAQQGKQADEPEAQMSLPLGKPADSINILKRGVGDMHDEVATASTGQVMTVALETVYQGLGLSRAVAFLRNHDEGKYVARMCFGECTEEMLARLAFKDAYQPDVFHAALANDKMIFVEDAQAPGFLSKLPRWWRDELSTARSFVILPLMLNFHPVGFMYGDWDASLPPSKISQQEVVLLDELRALVVKAISYRNKNDEPAWTRTMR
- a CDS encoding EAL domain-containing protein, which gives rise to MSLKRNDSSENQLSSLMEIAGELVLRLNTRGEILHVSKRTDALIGHGSSLAGMKLFELVRLSDRHAIEAALRQAVASREVTRVSVQMATRAVLRWYELQMIAYDDADEAAVLVVGHDISGQQATEERLRHMATHDELTGLPNRSLLADRLRMAIAQSRRTDRGFAVVALDLDGFKKVNDALGHPVGDALLRVAAARLRETLRDVDTLARVGGDEFVAVLHGAVDEVEIHNVARRMIAAIQLPFEIDGNALYVSTSIGVAIYPAHGETDVKLLAHADSAMYRAKETGKARCIIYNHLSFNQVEHDVTMEAAMFEAVRNGEFLLHYQPIVDAHTRQIMGFEALMRWMRPDIGLVPPNQFIPMAENNGLINLLGAWALKSACVQLKRFEEAAGRQLYVSVNVSPRQFRSDQFLSMMDDALKLSGLDGDQLLLEITEGILMSDPEHAEALLAKITSRGVRIAIDDFGTGYSSLVYLKRFPIAALKIDRTFIKDLPDSIKDAAICNVVLSLANHLSLLTVAEGVENERQMEFLSAQGCSLIQGFHTGFPLLPDALIDILKADALALQN